In the genome of Bacillus sp. S3, one region contains:
- the dltC gene encoding D-alanine--poly(phosphoribitol) ligase subunit 2, producing MDFNHEVLTLLAEICQDDIVKENPDIDLFDAGLLDSFGTVELLIQIEERFGILVPITEFDRDTWNTPTNIANQLADFQ from the coding sequence ATGGATTTCAACCATGAGGTTTTAACATTATTAGCAGAAATTTGCCAGGACGATATCGTTAAGGAAAATCCGGATATTGATTTATTTGATGCCGGTTTATTGGATTCATTTGGGACAGTTGAATTACTCATTCAAATAGAAGAACGTTTCGGCATACTTGTTCCAATTACCGAGTTTGACCGTGATACATGGAATACACCTACTAATATCGCCAATCAATTGGCTGATTTCCAATGA
- the dltB gene encoding D-alanyl-lipoteichoic acid biosynthesis protein DltB: protein MTPYGSFSFFFILAVLLAPTVILGLQGKRFHTYNMLVSIIVLGIIFASSLNQAIALIIFTIWQVVLIKAYITYRRQNNANNIFYIAVLLSILPLILSKLLPYFSDINVIGFLGISYLTFKGTQLIMETRDGLIKKDLPLSRLLYFILFFPTISSGPIDRYRRFDKDLEVVISGEQYKFMLYEGINKIFCGFLYKYIIGYSINHFFITNLRFIAHSHFEHHLYYMYAYSLYLFFDFAGYSAFAIGVSYIMGVKSPENFDKPFLSRNIKDFWNRWHMSLSFWFRDYVYMRFVFWMTKKKWIKNRNTLSNLGYILLFLLMGVWHGLEIQYLIYGIYHAVIMVAYNAFERFNKKHKWWPQNKLTHMVAIIITFHVICFGFYIFSGQLFHKGV, encoded by the coding sequence ATGACACCCTATGGTTCTTTTAGTTTCTTTTTCATCCTTGCTGTTCTTTTAGCACCGACGGTTATTCTCGGTTTACAGGGAAAAAGATTTCATACGTATAACATGTTGGTTTCAATCATCGTCCTTGGCATCATCTTTGCTTCATCTCTTAATCAAGCTATTGCACTGATCATATTTACGATTTGGCAAGTCGTTTTAATAAAGGCATACATCACCTATCGGAGACAGAACAATGCTAACAACATTTTTTATATTGCCGTTCTTCTTTCGATTCTGCCGCTGATTCTTTCGAAGCTGCTGCCTTATTTCTCAGATATAAACGTCATTGGGTTTCTCGGTATTTCTTATTTAACGTTTAAGGGTACGCAATTAATCATGGAGACACGTGATGGGCTGATTAAAAAAGACCTGCCCCTCTCCCGATTACTCTATTTCATTTTATTTTTCCCGACCATTTCATCTGGTCCAATCGACCGTTATCGCCGCTTTGATAAAGATTTGGAAGTGGTGATATCGGGCGAACAATACAAATTCATGCTTTATGAAGGGATAAATAAAATTTTTTGCGGTTTTTTATATAAATACATCATTGGCTATTCTATCAATCATTTTTTTATCACGAACTTACGATTTATTGCCCATAGTCATTTTGAACACCACCTCTATTACATGTACGCCTATAGCCTCTATCTATTTTTCGATTTTGCCGGCTACAGCGCTTTTGCGATAGGTGTTAGTTATATTATGGGAGTCAAATCTCCGGAAAACTTTGATAAGCCATTCCTTAGCAGGAATATTAAAGACTTTTGGAATCGCTGGCATATGAGTCTTTCCTTTTGGTTCAGAGACTATGTGTACATGCGATTTGTCTTTTGGATGACGAAGAAAAAATGGATTAAAAACCGTAACACCCTCTCAAACCTTGGTTATATCTTACTGTTTTTATTAATGGGAGTATGGCACGGTTTGGAAATACAATATCTCATTTATGGGATATACCATGCTGTAATAATGGTTGCTTACAATGCCTTTGAACGGTTCAATAAAAAACACAAATGGTGGCCGCAAAATAAGCTTACCCATATGGTTGCGATCATCATTACCTTCCATGTGATTTGCTTTGGTTTTTATATTTTCTCAGGACAATTATTTCATAAAGGGGTTTGA